One stretch of Dokdonia sp. Hel_I_53 DNA includes these proteins:
- a CDS encoding DUF4494 domain-containing protein: MSAIWYECKVKYRKFDEASGTQKVKTEPFLVDAISYTEAESRITEEMASYISDSEEIKITNIKVANFAEIHPFENADRWFKSKISLIAFDEESGKERKTNQYLLVQANDVKEAFENTESIMLDTMGEYTIPAVSESAIMDVFPYFSGEEDELTRVQEFTKRKDDIPQHHSINETLEEEEDALTKV, encoded by the coding sequence ATGAGCGCAATTTGGTACGAGTGTAAAGTAAAATACAGAAAATTTGATGAAGCTTCTGGAACACAAAAAGTAAAGACAGAACCTTTCTTAGTAGATGCAATTTCATATACAGAAGCAGAAAGTAGAATTACAGAAGAAATGGCTTCTTATATAAGTGATAGTGAAGAAATTAAAATCACTAACATAAAAGTAGCAAATTTCGCAGAGATACATCCCTTTGAAAATGCCGATAGATGGTTTAAATCTAAAATTTCATTAATTGCCTTTGATGAAGAGAGCGGAAAAGAACGAAAGACCAATCAATATTTACTCGTGCAAGCAAATGATGTTAAAGAAGCATTTGAAAATACAGAAAGTATTATGCTAGACACCATGGGTGAATATACGATTCCCGCTGTTTCTGAATCAGCTATAATGGACGTTTTCCCTTATTTTTCTGGAGAGGAAGATGAGCTTACGCGCGTACAAGAATTTACTAAACGTAAGGATGATATCCCTCAACATCATTCTATAAACGAAACTTTGGAAGAAGAAGAAGATGCCTTGACGAAAGTTTAG